From Neobacillus sp. PS2-9, the proteins below share one genomic window:
- a CDS encoding UvrB/UvrC motif-containing protein → MVLKKKVKDLPSSPGVYLMKDSSDRVIYVGKAKNLKNRVRSYFQNNKAHSQKIKKLKANINDFHLILTDTEFEAFILECKLIKEIKPIFNKKMKNPTSYTYIRFHKRNTHWTIDLSNTIEKDGSLYFGPYPSKHVVEKALQGMKEFLKIDCCNPNKGTPCLNYSLGLCIGICFNEDSRKQYNERLKKMVDFLHGTNTEVLQKLKQKMIDASNNFDFETAAKYRDTLDAIQSLIYKEKVIEFTEANKNIALIENIEDAALKLFLIKGNNVIFREKYQIEEENSEQLVEKIKANIFTYFKSLSNHSSIEITKDEIDEAQIIYSYLHSSSCKYVVIDEKWLKFENQKSIDSSIRNTLLN, encoded by the coding sequence GTGGTGCTTAAAAAAAAGGTAAAGGATCTCCCCTCCTCCCCTGGGGTTTATCTAATGAAGGATTCCTCTGATAGGGTCATTTATGTGGGGAAAGCCAAAAACCTTAAGAATCGAGTAAGATCATACTTTCAAAACAATAAGGCACACTCTCAGAAAATAAAGAAGTTGAAGGCTAACATCAATGATTTTCATTTGATCCTGACCGATACTGAATTCGAAGCATTTATTTTGGAATGTAAACTGATTAAAGAAATCAAGCCCATATTTAATAAAAAAATGAAAAATCCCACTTCCTACACTTATATTCGGTTTCACAAAAGAAACACCCATTGGACTATTGATTTATCAAACACAATTGAGAAGGATGGCAGCCTTTATTTCGGTCCCTATCCAAGTAAACATGTAGTTGAAAAAGCACTCCAAGGAATGAAAGAATTTCTAAAAATAGACTGTTGCAATCCAAACAAGGGCACGCCCTGCTTGAACTACTCCTTAGGTCTTTGTATCGGTATATGTTTTAATGAAGATTCACGTAAACAATATAATGAACGGTTGAAAAAAATGGTGGATTTTCTTCACGGGACGAATACCGAAGTCCTTCAAAAATTGAAGCAAAAAATGATAGATGCCTCAAACAATTTTGATTTTGAAACAGCAGCAAAATACCGAGATACACTAGATGCGATTCAATCACTCATCTATAAAGAAAAAGTGATTGAATTTACAGAAGCGAATAAAAATATCGCTCTCATTGAAAATATAGAAGATGCCGCCTTAAAACTCTTTCTGATCAAAGGAAATAATGTTATTTTTAGAGAAAAATATCAAATAGAGGAAGAGAATTCAGAGCAGTTGGTTGAGAAGATTAAAGCGAATATTTTTACGTATTTTAAGAGTCTTTCAAATCATTCATCCATTGAAATTACTAAAGACGAAATCGATGAAGCGCAAATTATTTATAGTTATTTACACAGCAGTTCGTGCAAATATGTCGTTATTGACGAAAAATGGTTAAAATTTGAAAACCAAAAAAGTATAGATTCTTCTATAAGAAATACACTGCTAAATTAA
- a CDS encoding MerR family transcriptional regulator: MEYTVQKLAQLAGVSTRTLRYYDEIGILKPARINSSGYRIYGQAEVDRLQQIMFYRELDINLESIKDIITAPDFDGAAVLREHRKKLLERKEQLDRLIANVDKTIALTEGRRIEMSNKEKFEGFKKKMIDDNEKKYGKEIRSKYGNDTVDQSNAKLQNMTEEQYDHATKLAEEVTITLAEAFKTGDPAGELAQKAADLHKQWLGYYWNKYSKEAHAGLAQMYVDDERFTAYYDKEQPGTAEFLRDAIHIYTGLKK; the protein is encoded by the coding sequence ATGGAGTATACAGTGCAAAAGCTGGCACAATTGGCGGGTGTCAGCACCAGAACCCTTCGGTACTATGATGAAATTGGAATTCTTAAGCCGGCAAGAATAAATTCATCAGGTTATCGAATTTACGGCCAAGCAGAAGTGGACCGCCTGCAGCAAATCATGTTTTATCGAGAACTAGACATCAACTTAGAAAGCATAAAGGATATCATAACTGCCCCTGATTTTGATGGTGCCGCTGTACTTAGAGAACATCGTAAAAAACTCCTTGAGAGAAAAGAACAATTAGATCGCTTAATTGCCAATGTAGATAAAACAATTGCATTAACAGAAGGGAGAAGAATAGAGATGTCTAATAAAGAAAAATTCGAAGGCTTTAAGAAAAAAATGATCGACGACAACGAGAAAAAGTACGGAAAGGAAATCCGTTCAAAGTACGGAAATGACACGGTTGACCAATCCAATGCGAAACTTCAGAACATGACGGAAGAACAATATGACCATGCTACAAAGTTAGCAGAAGAAGTGACAATAACCTTAGCAGAGGCGTTCAAAACAGGAGATCCCGCAGGTGAACTCGCACAAAAAGCGGCCGACCTTCACAAGCAGTGGTTAGGTTATTATTGGAATAAATATAGCAAGGAGGCGCATGCCGGCCTCGCCCAAATGTACGTAGATGATGAGCGATTTACCGCATATTATGATAAAGAACAGCCTGGTACGGCAGAATTTTTAAGAGATGCCATTCACATCTACACAGGTTTGAAAAAATAA
- a CDS encoding EthD family reductase — translation MAKLYVIYNQPKDQEGFEQYYYNVHIPLVQKLPHLKGAEVHRVLQFQNTTEPLYLFAELHFDNPVELSQALASPEGKEVQGDVLNLMRFLDKPPVISIVD, via the coding sequence ATGGCTAAACTTTACGTTATTTATAATCAACCTAAGGATCAGGAAGGATTTGAACAATATTATTACAATGTACATATTCCACTAGTACAGAAACTTCCACATCTTAAAGGTGCTGAAGTTCATCGTGTCTTACAATTTCAAAACACGACAGAACCTTTATACCTTTTTGCTGAGCTACATTTTGATAATCCCGTAGAATTAAGTCAAGCATTAGCATCCCCTGAAGGAAAGGAAGTTCAAGGTGACGTATTAAATCTGATGAGATTCTTGGATAAACCACCGGTAATTTCAATAGTAGATTAA
- a CDS encoding DoxX family protein, which produces MNTSLSTMKLIRYSVAYVFIISGVMKLVNTELANGFLNLGLPYSHILLKVVILLEIGCGVLLLVNKAVNHAVIPLIAIMIAALLLTKFPLLHTGFLTFAFHARLDIVMLALLIILYKRYPH; this is translated from the coding sequence ATGAACACTTCTTTATCAACGATGAAGCTAATCCGCTATTCTGTTGCATATGTATTTATAATCTCAGGAGTTATGAAATTAGTTAACACTGAACTAGCCAATGGGTTTCTTAACTTAGGTTTACCATATTCACACATCCTGTTAAAAGTCGTTATCCTACTTGAGATTGGGTGCGGAGTATTACTATTGGTAAATAAGGCAGTTAACCATGCCGTAATCCCCTTAATAGCAATCATGATTGCTGCACTATTATTAACTAAATTTCCACTCTTGCACACTGGCTTTTTAACATTTGCATTTCATGCACGGTTAGATATTGTGATGCTTGCCCTGCTGATCATTCTCTATAAACGATATCCGCATTAA